The genome window GGATTTGTACCTGCACAAATTGCTCAAACGGTCAATCAAATGACAAAGGGACAGCTAACTACTCAAATAATTGCAGAGGATGGTGCCGTATTGCCTGTCTATACAGGCTTTGGACAAGTATTTAATGATAGTATCGAGTCATTAAAATCGATGCAACTTCGTTCACCTGCTGGTTTATTTGTAAAATTAGAGGACATTGCCACTGTTTCTATAAAGGAAGGACCAGTATCGATTAGACGTTCTGATCAGGCGGCTGCTGTTGCATTTTTTGTCGAGTATGAAACGAAGGAATCATTAGGAGGGGTGTCAGCTAAAGTGGACCGAGCATTGAAAAAAGCTGATTTACCATCCGAAACTCAAGTTGTCTTTAGTGGAGATCGAGAGCTTTATGATAGTGCGATCAATGATATGCTTTTAGCGGTTGCACTAGCAATAGTGCTTGTGTATATCGTGATGGCTGCACAGTTTGAATCATTCAAATATCCATTCGTCATCATGTTCACAGTACCATTAATGATTATTGGCGTTGCCATTGCGATGTTTGCTACGAACACGCTAGTTAGTGTGACATCTGTTATAGGAATATTAGTACTCGTTGGGATTGTCGTAAATAACGGAATTGTACTTGTAGATTACATTAATCAGCAAAAAGCCAAAGGAATGTTGACGTATGATGCGATTTTACTTGCTACACAGGATCGACTTCGACCAATTTTAATGACTGCACTAACAACAATTTTAGGATTGTTGCCACTTGCTCTTGGCATTGGCGAGGGAACAGAGATGAATCAACCGATGGGAATTGCAGTAATCGGAGGACTTGTGACATCAACTTTGCTGACATTATATATTGTACCGATTGTTTATAGCTTAATGGATAAAGAAACTAGGAAGATGCGCTAAGTTTAGGGGGGATGAGAGATGGGGGTTCATTTTTTTACAGGTTTTCCTGGGTTTATTTCAAGTCAATTAATACGAGAGCTATTTCGAAAAAATCAATCACAGGAAGTAATCGCTATTGTTTTAGCTGGTGAATTAGTAAAAGCAAATATAGAAAGAGCTAATATATTAACGGAGTTTCCTAACGCTTCTATTCGTATTGTAGAGGGAGATATTACATTACCGAATCTTGGCATAGAAAACCAAGCTATACAGGAAATTGTACCTCAAATTGAGGTGCTCTGGCATTTAGCTGCAATTTATGATTTAGCAGTACCACGCGATATAGCGTGGAAGGTAAATGTGCATGGTACGACTATGGTCAATGATTTTGTTCGAACACTTCCGAACTTAAGACGCTATATGTACTTTAGTACGGCGTATGTGGCAGGTATACGTGAAGGTGTTTTGTGTGAAAACGAACTAATTCGCCCGCCTGCATTTAAAAACTATTATGAGGAAACAAAATTTGAAGCTGAACATCGAGTAGAGGATTTAAAATCAGAGATACCACTGACAATTATTCGACCAGGCATAGTGCGTGGTCATTCTGAATCAGGGGAGACAATTAAATTCGATGGGCCTTATTTCTTTTTAAATATGGTGGATAAATTAAAATGTCTTCCTTTTATTCCGTATATCGGTCAATCGAAATCAATAATAAATGTGGTACCCGTGGATTATATTATAAACGCCTCGACTTATCTAGTTGATGAAAAATGTGCTGAAGGGAAAACGTTGCATCTAACGGACCCAAATCCGCATCCTGTGCAGGAAGTGTACCGTACGATGGTAAAATTATTAACTAGCCATTATCCTAAGGGACGATTACCGTTAACACTGGCTAGAATATCTTTACAAGTGCCACTTATCCGAAAAAGTCTAGGTGTTGAGCAAGAATCTTTAGACTACTTAACTTGGAATGCTAAGTTCGATACATCAGAAGCAGTTGCTATTTTGAAAAAGGGTGGTATTACATGCCCCGATTTTATACAGACTATGCCTAGAATGATTGATTTTTATTTAGCACATAAAGAAGATAAAAGCTATCAAATTCAGATAAGGTAAATAGTACACTGATTGAGAGTTGGAGCAATCGTGCGTTTATGGCCCATCTAGCAAACAAACAAGTTGTCACTATTCAATTAGCGGTAGACATCAGACAGAAGTTATTGAGGGTTAATAGTAGGGGTAGATAATTTTGCCACTCATATATGATAGTGCTATAATAAGTTTTCAGAAGAAAAACCTTCGACGTTTTGTCAAAGGGGAGTAGCTAACAGATACGAGCGATGTATCTGGATTCACATTCGTCATGACATGGTTTTTACCATCGGGTGTGATAGGCGAATAACTCTATGCTAGCGGTATTTAACTTCTTTCAGCAAACATCTGTAGCTGACGCTTCGCTTTCGCTACAAAAAACATCTGTAGCTGACGCTTCGCTTTCGCTACAAAAAACATCTGTAGCTGACGCTTCGCTTTCGCTACAAAAAACATCTGCTGAAAGAAGTTAGCCTCCAGACGCAATTAGCCGAGGCATAATTGATCTACTAGTAATAGAACGGTACTGATATAAAAGTCAGGTATTTATTTGCTTAGCGAGACCTTTGCCTTTTAATAGGGGCAGGGTCTTTTTCTTTTGTACTCGTATAGTAATGACTATTTTGGGTATACAGAGCTTTAGAGGAGGCACTTGAATGGAATCAATTTTATTACAATATGGTTGGGTACTTATTGTACTTATAGTATTAGAAGGGTTATTAGCAGCAGATAATGCGGTTGTGATGGCTGTGATGGTGAGGCATTTACCACAAGAGCAACAAAAAAAGGCATTATTTTATGGATTATTTGGCGCGTTAATTTTCCGATTCTCGGCACTCTTTGTCATTACAATATTAGTGAATTATTGGCAAATTCAAGCATTGGGAGCAGCTTATTTATTATTCATGTCTGCCAAAAATATATATGATTTGCGTCATAAAGAGGATTCGGAAGAAGTGGCGAACGATAAAGCTAAGAAAAAGGGCACTGGTTTTTGGATGACAGTGCTTAAGGTGGAGGCCGCGGATATTGCATTTGCTATCGATTCTATGCTTGCTGCAGTTGCCATTGCTGTAACTTTACCGAAGTTAGGGGACTTTGATATTGGTGGCATTAATGGTGGGCAATTTAGTGTCATGTTACTTGGAGGGTTTATCGGAGTCATTATGATGCGATTTGCGGCACAATGGTTTGTAAAAATATTAAATGACTACCCCTCACTTGAAACCGCTGCGTTTTTAATTGTAGGTTGGGTAGGAGTGAAGCTTGTTGTGTTAACTTTGTCACATGAGAAAGTGGGCATTTTACCTGTAGAGTTTCCACATTCTACTGCATGGGAGTTAACTTTCTGGGTTGTGTTAGTGGCTATCGCACTAGTAGGGTATCTAGTAGGTGTTCGTCATAAAAATCAAGAAGCTCAATAAGCATTAACTAATTTCAGTAAACA of Lysinibacillus agricola contains these proteins:
- a CDS encoding SDR family oxidoreductase, which translates into the protein MGVHFFTGFPGFISSQLIRELFRKNQSQEVIAIVLAGELVKANIERANILTEFPNASIRIVEGDITLPNLGIENQAIQEIVPQIEVLWHLAAIYDLAVPRDIAWKVNVHGTTMVNDFVRTLPNLRRYMYFSTAYVAGIREGVLCENELIRPPAFKNYYEETKFEAEHRVEDLKSEIPLTIIRPGIVRGHSESGETIKFDGPYFFLNMVDKLKCLPFIPYIGQSKSIINVVPVDYIINASTYLVDEKCAEGKTLHLTDPNPHPVQEVYRTMVKLLTSHYPKGRLPLTLARISLQVPLIRKSLGVEQESLDYLTWNAKFDTSEAVAILKKGGITCPDFIQTMPRMIDFYLAHKEDKSYQIQIR
- a CDS encoding TerC family protein; this encodes MESILLQYGWVLIVLIVLEGLLAADNAVVMAVMVRHLPQEQQKKALFYGLFGALIFRFSALFVITILVNYWQIQALGAAYLLFMSAKNIYDLRHKEDSEEVANDKAKKKGTGFWMTVLKVEAADIAFAIDSMLAAVAIAVTLPKLGDFDIGGINGGQFSVMLLGGFIGVIMMRFAAQWFVKILNDYPSLETAAFLIVGWVGVKLVVLTLSHEKVGILPVEFPHSTAWELTFWVVLVAIALVGYLVGVRHKNQEAQ